GGGCGGCAGGCGTTCTGGTTGCATCTGCATACGTAAAGGCAAAGGACCCAAAGAAGCTTCTTGAGCAGATGGCAAGGGCGGCGGATTAGAGCCAAGAAATGCATGGCCAATAAAGGCATGTGCTAATTTTTTCCTACTTTCTCAGCTTTATTTCCTCAAGCAGACCAGAAATAAATTTATCCTGCTGAATATCCCTAAGCTGTACATTTCCGCGCTTTCGCACTGAAACTGTGCCGGCATCAATTTCCTGCTTGCCAAGCACTATTATGTTTGGGACTTTTTGCGCATAAGCGTCCTTGATTTTTGACTCCATCTTTTCCTGCCTCAAGTCAGCCTTTGCCCTGATTCCGGAATCAAGCATCCTTTTTGCAAGCCCCTGTGCAGCCTCGTTTTGGTCGACTGAGAGCGGCACAACTGCCACCTGTACCGGAGAGAGCCAGACAGGGAACGAGCCTGCGTAGTGCTCAATCAAAAATGCAATGAAGCGCTCGTGCGTTGAAAGCGGGGCGCGATGGATAACGTAGACTTCCCTGTTTTCCTTGCCTTCAGTATCTACATAGGAAAGGCCGAACTTTGTCTTTGCCGCAAAGTCAAGCTGTATTGTTGACATTGTCTCCTCCCGCCCTGTCACTGCCTTGTATTGTATGTCAACCTTCGGCCCGTAAAACGCAGCCTCGCCGACTGCCTCCACAAAGTTGACATGCAGCTTCTGGAGGATGCCCCTAAGAACCCCCTCGGCAAACTTCCAGTTTTCAGGCTCGTCTATGTACTTTTCCTTGTTTGCCGGGTCGTGGAGGGAAAGCCTGAAGTGATAGTCCTTGAGTCCAAAAATCCTGTAATAGTCGACTACCATTTTCACCACGCTTTCAAATTCCTGCTCAATCTGGCCCCTTGAGCAGTACATGTGGGCATCGTTCATTGAAAGCATGCGCACACGCAGCAGGCCGGAAAGCGTCCCCGAAAGCTCGTTTCTGTAGCACGTGCCGTATTCGGCAATGCGAAGCGGCAGCTCCCTGTAGCTTCGCGGCCTGTGCCTGTACACAAGGTGGTGGTGCGGGCAGTTCATGGCCTTAAGAAAGTATGAACCGTCATCAAGCTTCATCTCAGGATACATGCTTTCCTGGTAATATGGGATGTGGCCTGACATTACATAGAGCTCCTTTTTGGCAAGATTCGGGGTTTTGACCCTCACGTAGCCGTATTTTCGCTCTGTTTCAATGGCCAGGTTTTCCACTTCCTGCCTGATTGTCTCGCCGTTTGGAAGCCAGATTGGAAGCCCTTTTCCAACCAAATCCGATTGCATGTAAAGCTCAAGCTCCCGGCCAAGTTTCTTGTGGTCGCGGGCTTCTGCCTCCTGCATTAGTTTCAGGTAAGCGTCCAGCTGCTCCCTTTTTTCATACGAAGTCCCGCTGATGCGCTGGAGCTGCTTTTGCCCCGAGTCGTTTCTCCAGTATGCGCCGCCGACTTCACGCAGTGCAAACTGGCCGCAGCCCGAAGTATCAGGAGCAAATGGGCCTGGCAAAAGGAACATGTGGCCATTGGCCTGGGCAACCATTATTACTTCTGACTCTATTTCAGCGGCTGCTTCAAGGTAGAATTTTTGGCCCGAAGCCTTGAACGCATCAAGAGCCTGCTGCCTGCCAATTGGCCCAAGCTTGATTGGAAGCTTGGAGCCTGCGGCATTTGCCATCTCCCTTGCAACTGCCTGCAGGTCAGAGGGAGTCAGTGCCCTGCCAACCTCAACGTCGCAGGAAAACCCATCCTTGTCCGATTTTGCAAGCCCAAAGAATGCCTTTGGATAAAGGCTTTTAACTGCAAGGAGGGCAACTAGCGAAGCGGTGTTTCTTGCAACCACAAGGGCATCCGATTCTGCCGGGGATTTTTGCCCAATGCAGTACTTTGCAAACATCTTTTCCTTGCCGGTCCTTGCCTCCTCCTTTCTTGCCCCGCCTATGTGCCTTGAAAGCTCCGCAAGAGGGTGCCCTTTGCACTTGACGTTGAAGGACTTGTACCAGCCAAAGGGCGCTTCGTGGATTTCAAAGCCCTCGGCAACAAGCTTATTTGCCTCCTTACTTACGGCAGCCAGAGTTTTTTGCGCAACATCGAGGGAGGAGGGCTCCTGCGTGAGGTGGACCCAAGGATAGAGAACAAGCCTTCTGGCTTTAACCATTTGTGCGTGCTTGACTATTTCTGCGACCGCGTTTTGCGATATTGCC
Above is a window of Candidatus Parvarchaeota archaeon DNA encoding:
- the thrS gene encoding threonine--tRNA ligase, which encodes MRMVLLHSDFIEFEAVSKAIKTAPEAAKGKERIEECLVALMAIEKDDIDTQAISQNAVAEIVKHAQMVKARRLVLYPWVHLTQEPSSLDVAQKTLAAVSKEANKLVAEGFEIHEAPFGWYKSFNVKCKGHPLAELSRHIGGARKEEARTGKEKMFAKYCIGQKSPAESDALVVARNTASLVALLAVKSLYPKAFFGLAKSDKDGFSCDVEVGRALTPSDLQAVAREMANAAGSKLPIKLGPIGRQQALDAFKASGQKFYLEAAAEIESEVIMVAQANGHMFLLPGPFAPDTSGCGQFALREVGGAYWRNDSGQKQLQRISGTSYEKREQLDAYLKLMQEAEARDHKKLGRELELYMQSDLVGKGLPIWLPNGETIRQEVENLAIETERKYGYVRVKTPNLAKKELYVMSGHIPYYQESMYPEMKLDDGSYFLKAMNCPHHHLVYRHRPRSYRELPLRIAEYGTCYRNELSGTLSGLLRVRMLSMNDAHMYCSRGQIEQEFESVVKMVVDYYRIFGLKDYHFRLSLHDPANKEKYIDEPENWKFAEGVLRGILQKLHVNFVEAVGEAAFYGPKVDIQYKAVTGREETMSTIQLDFAAKTKFGLSYVDTEGKENREVYVIHRAPLSTHERFIAFLIEHYAGSFPVWLSPVQVAVVPLSVDQNEAAQGLAKRMLDSGIRAKADLRQEKMESKIKDAYAQKVPNIIVLGKQEIDAGTVSVRKRGNVQLRDIQQDKFISGLLEEIKLRK